A single window of Eucalyptus grandis isolate ANBG69807.140 chromosome 1, ASM1654582v1, whole genome shotgun sequence DNA harbors:
- the LOC104430663 gene encoding peroxidase P7-like — MESKGGNRFLAVLLLSITTTALSFPNHHTGLTPYYYNYACPQALPTIRQVVKAAVKKERRMGASLLRLHFHDCFVNGCDASVLLDPTPTIDTEKLAGANNNSARGFEVIDQIKEEVDKVCGRAVVSCADILAVAARDSVVLLGGPWWNVRLGRRDSTTASRTTANTDLPAPFMDLSTLTSSFQKQGLDAKDLVVLSGGHTLGFAQCFTFKDRAHNDSDIHPKFAKKLQSICPRAQSESDSNLAKLDPTSTRFDTLYYKNLLKQKGLLRSDQALFGSGNTDELVRTYSDDATAFWKDFAKSMVKMGNIKPLTGNLGQVRNNCRRVN; from the exons ATGGAATCGAAAGGCGGGAATCGTTTTCTCGCAGTTCTCTTGTTGAGCATCACGACCACAGCTCTCTCTTTTCCTAATCACCACACTGGCCTCACACCTTACTACTACAACTACGCTTGTCCTCAAGCTTTGCCGACCATCAGGCAAGTCGTCAAGGCAGcggtgaagaaagagagacgCATGGGTGCTTCGTTACTGCGTCTGCACTTCCATGACTGCTTCGTTAAT GGCTGTGATGCTTCGGTACTTCTAGATCCGACGCCCACCATCGATACCGAAAAGCTCGCCGGCGCAAACAACAATTCTGCTAGAGGTTTCGAAGTGATCGATCAGATCAAGGAGGAGGTCGACAAAGTTTGTGGCCGTGCGGTGGTCTCTTGCGCAGATATTTTGGCAGTTGCTGCTCGTGACTCCGTCGTTTTG CTGGGAGGGCCATGGTGGAACGTAAGGCTTGGAAGAAGAGACTCGACCACCGCGAGCAGGACGACCGCCAACACGGACCTGCCGGCCCCGTTCATGGACCTAAGCACACTAACTAGCTCGTTCCAAAAACAAGGCCTAGACGCCAAAGACCTGGTCGTTCTATCTGGGGGACACACGCTTGGGTTTGCGCAATGCTTTACCTTCAAGGATCGGGCCCATAACGATTCGGACATCCACCCTAAATTCGCAAAGAAGCTCCAATCCATTTGCCCACGCGCCCAATCCGAAAGCGACTCGAACCTCGCTAAGTTGGACCCGACGTCGACGCGCTTCGACACGTTGTACTACAAGAACTTGTTGAAGCAAAAGGGTCTCCTTCGATCAGATCAAGCACTCTTCGGTAGTGGCAACACCGATGAGTTAGTGAGGACGTACAGCGACGACGCCACTGCATTTTGGAAAGATTTCGCGAAATCGATGGTCAAGATGGGGAATATAAAGCCGTTAACCGGAAATCTTGGTCAGGTTCGCAATAATTGTAGAAGGGTGAATTAA